From a region of the Lactuca sativa cultivar Salinas chromosome 4, Lsat_Salinas_v11, whole genome shotgun sequence genome:
- the LOC128133825 gene encoding kiwellin-1-like, translating to MKNLGFFLFLVLLATTSLEINAQTCKPSGGIRGRKPPPGECNRENNSDCCVQGKFYTTYTCSPPVTGDTKATLTINSFQKGGDGGGPSECDNQYHSDDTPVVALSTGWYKGGDRCHKYITINGNGRSVKAMVVDECDSTMGCDDDHDYQPPCPNNIVDASKAVWKALGVSEDNWGDLDITWTE from the coding sequence ATGAAGAATTTGGGTTTTTTTCTGTTCTTGGTTCTCCTGGCAACAACTTCATTGGAGATCAATGCTCAGACATGCAAACCAAGTGGTGGTATCCGGGGAAGAAAACCGCCTCCAGGAGAATGCAACCGTGAGAACAACTCGGATTGTTGTGTCCAAGGTAAGTTTTACACCACGTATACATGCTCGCCTCCAGTGACAGGCGATACTAAAGCAACACTGACAATAAACAGTTTCCAAAAGGGAGGTGATGGTGGTGGTCCGTCGGAGTGTGACAACCAATACCACTCTGATGACACACCAGTTGTGGCGCTGTCAACTGGATGGTACAAGGGAGGGGATAGGTGCCACAAGTATATTACCATCAATGGAAATGGGAGGAGTGTAAAGGCAATGGTTGTGGATGAGTGTGACTCTACTATGGGGTGCGATGATGATCATGACTATCAACCCCCTTGCCCTAATAATATTGTTGATGCTTCCAAAGCAGTGTGGAAGGCCTTAGGGGTATCCGAGGATAACTGGGGAGATTTGGATATTACCTGGACAGAGTGA